DNA sequence from the Xenopus tropicalis strain Nigerian chromosome 4, UCB_Xtro_10.0, whole genome shotgun sequence genome:
TCCGCGGCCATCCATGAACATCCAGGTTCAACCCCCGCACGGTGCATACGGCTACAGGGAGCCTCCAACTGCCCTAGAACACACCGAGCTGTGTGAGAACGAGAACTCCATCGATATCAGCGCTTATATCGACCCAGCCGCTTTCAACGACGAGTTTCTTGCAGATCTCTTCCATAGCAACAAGCAGGAGAAAGCCAAAGGCGACTTTGAATACCATCAGGGGGCCGTGGGGGCTGCTGTGGCAGGACACCCACTGATGTATGGCTGCATGGCAAATTACATGGACAGCAAGCTGGACAACGGACTGAGACCGCTTGTGATCAAACAAGAGCCAAGGGAGGAAGAAGAAGGCAGCAGGGCATCATCATTGGCAGCTCTGTACCCTCACCATGCTCCACAGCACTCATCCCATTTGCAGTACCAGGTAGCCCACTGTGCCCAAACCTCCATGCATCTGCAGCCTGGCCACCCAACTCCTCCACCTACTCCTGTACCAAGCCCACATCACCATCCAACACATCACCACCATCACCTGCAGAGTTCCTCACTCAAGAGCGTTTCCCCCTCATCATCTATTTCTTCTTCGTCCTCAGAGAACAGGGGCAAATCCAAAAAGTGGGTGGACAAGAGCAGCAGTGAGTACAGGGTAAGGAGAGAGAGGAACAACATAGCAGTGAGAAAAAGCAGGGACAAAGCCAAGATGAGGAATGCAGAAACCCAACACAAAGTCATTGAGCTGTCTACTGAAAATGATAAGCTGAGGAAGAGGGTGGAACAGTTGAGTAGGGAGCTGGAAACTCTTAGGGGCATCTTCAGGCAGCTCCCAGAGAGTTCTCTGGTCAAAGTTATGGGCAACTGTGCATAAGGTCAAAAAAACTCACTTTCAGTGCATTGCCTTGTAAGAGACAATTTTAAACACCCCCACCCAAGAGTGGATCCTTCCAGTTCTGAACATGAAGTTTTAATACATGTGCCTTTTGTGAACTAGGATGCCAGCCACCCCGTGAGACTTTATTCTGGTGTATGCAATCAGTGGTG
Encoded proteins:
- the cebpa gene encoding CCAAT/enhancer-binding protein alpha, coding for MDQANFYEVDPRPSMNIQVQPPHGAYGYREPPTALEHTELCENENSIDISAYIDPAAFNDEFLADLFHSNKQEKAKGDFEYHQGAVGAAVAGHPLMYGCMANYMDSKLDNGLRPLVIKQEPREEEEGSRASSLAALYPHHAPQHSSHLQYQVAHCAQTSMHLQPGHPTPPPTPVPSPHHHPTHHHHHLQSSSLKSVSPSSSISSSSSENRGKSKKWVDKSSSEYRVRRERNNIAVRKSRDKAKMRNAETQHKVIELSTENDKLRKRVEQLSRELETLRGIFRQLPESSLVKVMGNCA